ATCGTTGAAAAGATTACGATCCGTCAATTCTCGATCACGCGGAATTACGATATGACCGGGAATCGATCCTCCATGTTTGACTTCAACTTCATGTTGCTCAGCATATAAAGCCGCTAAAATTGTGTTATTGATTGCTAGACTCcccaataaattttttgtttcgTTGATGGACTCAAATTGATCTTGAACATGTGAATCAAATTCATCAGATGAGCTAGATGATGctgaattaaaaaaatgaaaattttgaaaattcatgTTGTATATTGATAGTTGGAAATTTTGAAGTACGAGTTGGATAACTTCatatgattgatattatatAACAAAACCAAATCTATTCACATTATCTTTATCATCTATCCAAAAATTCAGAACCGATTTATACACCGTCGGATTAGATTTCATTTAATCCGAACCATAGGATCTTTAACATATATCCAAAAAAATCTGATCTGATTTATTCACCGTCGGATTAGATTTCATTTAATCAAAATCATAAGatctgtggggcccttagctcctaatcgttattacaatgcactttgattagagttaactaattacagcggaaaacgagtttaaaatttctttacaatgagcccaaatcattttatttgaactaaaaatagtatttcatctcacatcataaacacacccacacgtaatcaacatcaatcacatacaaacaactcatatcctcgggacatgccccggtatatagatacatatacatatatactgggaacaagacataaacataaaacctcagcccaagctgtggctccctccagaagtaccatctccggtctcctgatatcctggagtacctgccattgtccacacacaaaaacaacaacagccccccttgggggtgagcaaagctccgtatggaacaaccaatcatatataccacaagtatctaaacaatgatatatggtatgcaatgcatgtatgtcgtggaggtatcaggtcaaatgcccatccactgagcacatgtcagaatcaatcgaatcgctatcaaatcaatgctcgagctggcacaccggccaatctgggatactcgtatgatagcgtcggcaaagcgccatcaaatcccaaatctcatatccaatcatatggggccacaattgtctatgctttacgggtcatataataccggcatagcgattgtgttcacaaaccccggaatccaatcaaatcatatcagggtatccagggatcatagctcaacgtccatgtcatgtatcgatgtatgcataaaatgatgtgtgttaacaaaacatttattttatacatcgatatctcaatctcaatgtcatgtatgccacatcaatcaacaattaaggcatatagacacataatctcattccaatcaatcaaatcaatccgacatatatcatataatacagatacctgtcgtatgttacccggtcgcaacatacctcaattcttcgtttctagttgatgtagcctgaagatattgatattacactttatctacatcaataacatactcattccaatcaataacatattccaaaatcattaatatgagtttcaaatatcatttgaaacttcaaaaattcatatcaaatcaaattcatatcataattcaattccgacttcgaatataagtttcttgtcggttattctactacatatcagaaattcaacttcaaatacatgctagtccagcactttgatatttagagctgctggaactagaagaaaattacctcagtcagaagccctcgacgcgaagatcataaatatataatttgtttcgcgtttagacagcgtttcgaagtcgattcggataAAAGAAATCACTTTCTCTCGTATTCTCTCGAAGTTGTCGAAGGATAAATGAATAAAACGAACAAAAGAACTTATTCTTATCCTCCAccgcttcggcgctcgggcggtagaattctcacgcccgagcgcgagaggttctgcccccgagtttcaaatgcaccgcgctcgggcggtcaaaaattaccgctcgggcgcggcatgttctgtccaaatGCCACTTgctccgcgctcgggcggtcacaaactaccgctcgggcgcgaagtgttctgcccgaacactcgaaatttctaccttggcgctcgggcggtcattttctaccgcccgggcgccactcattctgtacaattatttatgtttgtacTAAATTGGCGTTCGGCCTCTccaatcgagctcttacaacgtcaattcatattcaatattcattttctcaattttcttgtcataatatacatcaaatgcataatcacatatcaatttcATGAATCATCGATAATCACACAGGATATACGATAAcatgatacacggtccttacaagaTCTTTATTTATCATTTATAAAACTTATCATATTTTGATCCAATTTATACTCCGTCGGATTAGATTTCATTTAATCGGAACCGCAGGATCTTTATCCTATATACAAAAAATCTGATCTGATTTGTTCACCATTGGATTAGATTTCATTCAATCACAACCATCAACTTCATATCATCTAGTATCACTCATTCTATATATAGATATAACATAATTTCATTTCGAGTCACCATTATCATTCtctatataataaatattatacttATCTCCCAACATATTTTTGTTTCGATGGCTTCGAATGCACGAGCTGCTTCTTATTCATATCAAGAAGACATACACCTTTGTCATGTTTATCTTGACATTTCCCAAGATCCTATCATAGGCATAAACCAATCTCGAAATCAATTTTGGAGTCGTGTTGAGCAAAGCTACAACAGTTCCAGAGCACCTGACATGACTGAAGTTCGTAACAAAAGATCTGTGCAATCTCGAATGGGCTTAATATTGGCGGCAATTAGTAAATTAAAAGCATGCATCCAACAAGTTGAACAACTCCATCCAAGCGGTGCTTCAGATATGGATATTGTGAGTTTTGTTTTGATAGAATATCTATACTTATAGTATTATcagttttttatattatttaacttAACTTTAATTTTATATACAGATAATTCGTGCAAAAAAGTTACTGAAACAGGATTCTAATTTCAAGAAAGGTTTTAAGTTTGATCATGTATGGTCTATTATGAAAGATATGGAGAAATTTGCAGCTTCGTCAAATCATTCACGGTCAAAAATTCAAAGAGGTATTGAATTTTTTGACTCTCAACAATCGGACACACAAGCAATGGATTCCCCCAAATCAGCGTCCCCTGGATTATCAccatttgagattaatttaagtgatgaaaatattggTGGTACTTCGTCACAGCGGCCACTTGGAGTGAAAAAAGCaaaattgaaaaagaaaaaagatgaaTATATGTCACAGACAATTGAATCAATGAGATTAGGACAAGaaaaaattctgaaaataaCCCAAACTGAAAATGCTTATCGTGAACATAACAAAGAATTGCAGATAAAACGTATGCAACAAACTGAACGAAAATTGGAACAAAATGAAACAAAAATAGAACAAAGTCGACAAATGTTGGATTTGGCTAGGTTTCAAGAAGAAAACGAAATTTTGGTAATCGATCTCAACTCAATTCAAGATCCATCTTCGCGTGAAAATTTTAGGGCCGAACAGTCAAGAATTTTGAGTGAGAGAGAAGAAAGGAAACGTGCACGTGATAGTCTCGACtatggaaaatattttggagACATTGGAGGATCTGGATCCAGCTTACCTCTGTTTTAAATTTAAGTGCTTGTCATccttattttattgtattgtggtatgatttttaatagtTTGTTGTTTATTATCTTGTTTAGGTTTATGTTGTATCATTATCTTTGATTTTAAgtgttgttattttattttattttatgttgtattgtaatgtcaattttaataattagtgtttttatgtttgtttatttaattttgtatcattttctttgattttcaaaaaattagtgtttgaaatcttaattttttttttacttgtatctttgttttcaatattaattaatttaattataactACATAATTAAGATATTCATGGCATAttttatactattttatttacTACAACtaatgtaatgcctgaagtaaatatcacaatttgttgatttagtaatgtgagattattaaataattaatgatttttaaagaatgaaatatgacatatgttggccatatgaagtccaaatgatttgaaatttggatataatgtagaaaactcaaagatatagaagtttcatgtttcgaGTTTTGAAAAATGTGATTGTTTGACTCGTCCAAAAAGATATAccgtgttaaaatgttaaatatattatattatattattttattttattaatataatataatataatataatattaaaaaataaaaataaaagattgaATCGGTGGAATTCAATGAATTCCACCGAACTGCTCGAATAAAACGAACAGAGATAGGAACAAGAGAGAAAGAAGATCAGagagttttgaaaatttttttcgatcgtgcgattatcggtttatccaatcgacaaaTCAATTTCAGTTAtgagatcgttgacacgaggtcttcgatttgaggtataaattttatatttttggtgatgtttgaaattcgtcgatttttggaataaatctgataaattactaaatcatactgaaattgaagattgttgagtagtgtatgattttaacgaagtagagaagattatagcggtgttattttgaattattcctaatttgttttaattagggatttttaatcgttgggttgagattggagagttgtttgtcagttgttattaattctgattatatattcggagtttACGAAGTATATGCTACACGTtaatataaagttttcgtaatttgaaggatgttgtaaaatagcctattatttgatgttaaattaattagggtgtatttgatggtagtattgtgaattaaatacaccagaatattaaattgttgagagataataatttataatcgagttttatattttgttgaattaactattgttgggctatttgatgttatatattgaggctgttatgattatgttgatacggtgacaatgatctgataattattgttgaatttcctagatacatcacaagccacATTTGGATCAAAGAAGTATccagatttgatatatatactcgattatcaggtacgtgttggcGTAcaagcatatgttgttattgtttagtattgatgaatactattgcgttgaacgatgataaatcaccggaattgggtgatttggtattatatttgttgttgtttattattgttgatattgttgactATCGTTGTCGGGAGACGTCTCGTTAATGTTGTTcattcaacgatattgctgtcgccggagttggggagcgacgtatcgttgatgttattcgttcgacgatattgttgTCGCCAGTGTTGgcgtgcgacgtatcgtcgatgttgttgttcgttcgacgatattgctgtcgccggagttggggtgcgacgtatcgtcgatgttattgttgcagtgtgatgatgttgaggttgttgatggctgattgtccagaaacggcaaatggggtatttctgttatcatttcagttgtatcttatgttgttgttaatataactgttatatattgcgatgatgattgttgtgtatgctcatcctttgggggctgtttctgttggacaggtCACAGGACTATGCTGTGAGACATGATAgaggtgaaggactaggtgtgttgataaggccaaatctcacaaagattttagggatttgatttgataatatttgcccttatctagactttttatcctaattatgtgcttaatttaattaataattgtagatttgaataaaaagtgaaaagtgtttaaattaggagataaaataaatttgctagatttcaaaggaaataaaatattcttattcTTTGATGATATTGAATTTTTGGAGAAATCTATGTAAATCTTGACAAATATCTTATCTACACTTTCTTTACTTGATATGggcttaaaaagaaaaaaaaggagaGGCCCATTGAGGAGAATAAAAGGGCAGAAGCGTACAGGAGAAGAAAGGGAGCCGAGAACAGAAGCACAGAAGGAGACGGAATAGGAGGACAGCgcggaagaagaaaaaaagggGAGGAAGAAGGAAGACAAAACCAGCGAGGAATTCCTCACACGCTACAAATTACAGAGAATCTCTTTCCATTCCTTCTTAATCATGTTTTCTGCATTGAATTTAAACAGTGAAttgcaattttattttaagtttatggagtagatttttatagactaaggccatgatagggccgagacatattattttttgatgttttgagtttgattcaattagattatttattttattcattgattgatgtcgtttatcacgtgttcttttaatctggccaattaaatagaatatttgttggttaatctaaaatcggaaggcgatagattaatatttgcttcacacatcaatcaacacatggttaaattgactagaaatagtattcgatttcagtgtgcgactttaggttgaaaaactggaatttcacagcgatctaatgcggttgaatctaattaaattcagttaggaataattggactgttagatttaattaggtttattaattcgaggaatcgtttaataaataattttgggaattccgtcgtgaattaaataattaatttaatgaatatgaatttgacacgtagattataaattgtctcggtaccgttgtgcgccttagtcgtttttaaataatttgaattttcgtctaaattaatagtttggattagttttgctttagttaatttatttaaatcgtgttatttagttttaattaatttatctctcatcatttgaattttattagcctgaattaagaaaaataattcatattctagtaattaaacatcgatctctgtgggtacgatacctggactcatctccaaatactattacttgacctagtccgcttgctagatttattcccaaccgaaatcgtcggtcatgtgtctagtcaaacaatcatgtagttgatagtagatagagacaatatagtttattgtcttatttgagttgtgtgtgtgtatttattaaACTGTTTCTGCTGCACTGACATAGATAGTGTGGTGaatgcactattttgtcgtatatgcattatattattacgttgtcgaaaaaaaaaattttatgcatatgacgtcatatgttgtatgattacgtggcgaggtttggggcgccacaacTAATTTAtcacaaataatttattaacataataatattatctttattaattatgtattaaattaaaatatccaagttttttaaaatcactttgttaaaatttattgtttgaaataatatattttaataattaaattagattATAAAACTAATTATATAATATTCAGAGTTTAagtaaaataacataaaaaacaattacaaaaatatatataaaaaaaaaaagcaacgCTATTGCTAGCGTGTTGTACCAAATTTTGTGCAACATTGTAGCAAATCTCTATCTTGGCGTCAAACATAGCGCTGGGTTGGAGAAGGAACAAACTACACCATCTTGCTTTTTACGCTAATTTAGAGCTCGATTGGAGAAGCTCTAATGGGATCAACCCACaccaatataattattttatcattattatttcataaaataaaagcATGCTACGATAATTTTTTGCTATGTTCACTCTAAAATTGCAACATAGTTTCCTTGTGAATatactcaaataaaaaaatatatatcataaaattgattCGTAAGATGggttcataaacatttttatgatttatttaaaatttaatttgataaaaaaaatacatcttgaaaaaaaaagttttaaataaaaaaatgcttACGTgacatgaataaaaaaaattgatccatatgaagaataaaaaaatatcacaacACTAAACTACACAATTTATTTGTCAAAATATCATAATCGTGCTatgtatttaattttaaaattaagaatttaacaCACACAACATATAATTCATTCTGATCAGTGATGGTTTCGCATAGGAGTggaaaaaaataatgaattttcGATATATTGATATTACCATAtcgaaaaaaattgaatttaacgAATTTTCAGTACACCGAAGATTTTGATACGGTAACATTATCGAATTTCTCGATACGATAATActatgaaatttgaaaatttatgtatataacgaaataccgaaaaagtatataaaaatttaaaaatatataatattttaaaataataaatttataaaatttaaaaatataaagtttTTTCGGTATAATACGATATATACCGATATCATGCCGAAGTTTCAATCTATCGTACAATTTCAGTATAATCGGTATCTAGTTATatgtaccgaaattttcggtataccgaaaacgTCGGTATGATATCGGTATAAAATTTGCTTATATCATAATCATCGATAcgacatataatatataatttcgGTATGATACGATATCTCATCCCTAACTCGGCACCATACTTCTTAAAATAGTTAGTTTTATAGGAGCATAAATATTCAGAGCTAGCTACATTATACTGGAATTTGTAACAGCTCAATCACTCTCATTTtgcatataaaatattcattttggaAAACGAAgcttctttaaattaaattaaatgaatcCA
The sequence above is a segment of the Primulina tabacum isolate GXHZ01 chromosome 6, ASM2559414v2, whole genome shotgun sequence genome. Coding sequences within it:
- the LOC142548378 gene encoding uncharacterized protein LOC142548378, whose translation is MGLILAAISKLKACIQQVEQLHPSGASDMDIIIRAKKLLKQDSNFKKGFKFDHVWSIMKDMEKFAASSNHSRSKIQRGIEFFDSQQSDTQAMDSPKSASPGLSPFEINLSDENIGGTSSQRPLGVKKAKLKKKKDEYMSQTIESMRLGQEKILKITQTENAYREHNKELQIKRMQQTERKLEQNETKIEQSRQMLDLARFQEENEILVIDLNSIQDPSSRENFRAEQSRILSEREERKRARDSLDYGKYFGDIGGSGSSLPLF